ATGCGTGTTTGTGATGAAAGGAAATGTCAAATGTACGAAAATGAGGTGTACATTTTAATTTCTGGTGCACATGTAAGGGGAGGTAAATAGGATCCTGTAAACAGATCTGCAAAATGGTATATTTTCAAAGTTGTTGTAACTGTGGTCATAAAATATCACATCTTAGTTACTACAATTGtgacatatattatatagtaatacTGTATGAATAGAGAAGACTGCTAGCCGGAGGTAATCACTGTCTTCATTATGACTTAAAACTCGAGCTTATCGACATGTATATTGTACGTTATAAACTTAAACAGgcaactaaaaacaaaaaataataactaCTATTTGgggtgttttacaaaatatatcttGAGTGCACGAAGAGACATATAATGTCTCTTGCTTCGACAGAATGGAAGTCCCATGTATCATTTAAACCATTTACCATTTATTCATTTCATATAGTTCTGATTTAATTATTGAACGTAATTATGGGTTTACTGCGCATGTTATGatgatattctgttatatttctctTTTTCTAAAGAGGAGTTtaaattaatatgataaaatatttatcagtaaAAGACTTTCACCCTAAGCAAAcgtatacaatatataaaactaACGTCATGCACACttcgaaaaataagaaaataaattaatcaaGCATCGACCGTTTCACCCTCGGGGAGTTTTATGATTGGTATTTCATGCACTGACACTGTAGGTGTTGTCACTTCAACTGATTTCAAACTCTGTTCTtccatcattttgtttttgtgatCCATCACGGCGGCATCTATATCATCTTCAAACTCCTCTTCCTCAATACTGTCTTGCGGGGACAGCCTTCGTGCAGAGCTTGCGCTGCTGTCACTTCCTAAACTTGTGCTTCGCATCTCTGGGGACAAAAATCGCCGAGTATCATCAAAGGTGTACACACCAGGGTCTGTAAATTTTCTTTGGAGTCTGTGTCGCCGTGATTCAATTCCACTAACACTTCCTCTGTGAACTTCCAGTTTTGGATCAAATCTAACAAATTCCTGGAAAATAGTGTTCGTCTTTTCATCAATACTGAAATCCCGCGACAATCCTTTGTCTCGAGATTTATGTGATTTAAAAAATCGTGAAAATACTGACACTTTTGTACTTGGTGTATTTGGCTCATCCAAACTGTCACCTGACGGCTGATCAGATCTAGCTGAATCGGTTTCTTGTTCATAAGCAGTTTCATTTAAACGTACTACATGTCTTTCCCTACTGTATTCTCTTCTACGTTTAGATGCAGTTCTTCCTCTCCTCTTTTCAAACAGGCTATGTCGTCTTGGCACTGATTCATTAGTTCCAACAGCTTCCAGAATTTCATGTTTTGGAGCAATAGGTTTCTCTGGAGAAGGAGAAGATATCTCACTTCCTAACAATATAATCTCATCATCCATACTGTATGCCTTTTTAGTACCATTAGCACAAGGTGGATGCTGCGTTTCAAGCGATTTATATCCACTATCTGCTTTCATTTGCCTGAGTCTGCTAGTTTGACTGTCGCCTGTACTGTCTGTATTATCCGTAGTCGACTCAAAACTAGTCGTAGCTTCGTGTCTGCTTGACTCAGTAGCATCACCGTCCGTATGATCTGTCTCAACACTGTCAAAACTATTTTCAGCACTAGTGGAACCTCGTTTTTGATATCTCCTACCCACAACAGTTCTAAAATTATCCCTCCTGTTTTCATAGTTCGGATGAAGTAAATTTGAGTCTTCAGGATCAACATGTTGCGGATCAACATAATTATTGAGATTGTCAGTAGTAGCTCCTTTGCACGAAAATCCATTATGATACTGGGCAGCATGCTGGATATGATATGTGGGTGAATATGAAGCGCCACCTTGGTCTGAAGATTGTTCTTCAGGGGAAGCCATGTCTTCCATTCTTATAGTGTCACTACATTCTTCCTCCTCTTCAAAGGTAGCTCGCAAGTTCCAAAGCTCTCTGAACTTTTGTGTTCCATTAATTGTTGTTTCAGTATCTGCATCACTTTCATCAggaattatattttcatattcatattCGTCAAAGATAtctattttatcatcattcaACACCTCTAGGCTTCCCATATCATTATAGCGCACTTTTGAAGTTGCTAATCCCTCTACCTCCATTATTGGATCAAAATCGTTATTAAAGTAAGGTCCTCGGGAAAACTCAGTGATTTTCAAAATGTCATAATCATAATCTAGCACATCATCGTAGCTTTTCACCCTTCGCTTATGTTTATGTGAAGGCGTATTTGAAGGGCTAACAGTATCCATACTATGAGATattggttttaatattttacctcTGTCACTCATACAGGGAGACCGTGAGTATGAATGTTTTCTATTTCCATAATGAGTCACTTCTTTCGTTGGCGTAATTCCTCTGTGATGTATTTCAACATCGACAAGCTGTGGGCCAACAGCGCCATTTGCAGATGTGGGGGAATCTAACATATACGGTCGCACCAAAGCATGCGCTACGGAATAATCTTCTACACCAGATGAAACCGACTTGACGCAAACGTCGTTCTGATGAAATTTTTCCTCTTCGTGCAAATCTAGGTAGGTATCTTCCGTAGTATATCTTTCTCGTTGCAAGGTTGAGCCTAAAGAGTACTGCCTAGGAACACTATTTTTTGCAATTCGTATTTTCTTCAAGTAGTGAAAGTCCCCCTCAGTGTACCTACAGTGGACAAAATAAATCATTATTCCTCAGGTTATGGTAAGTTTATATCTCAGCAAAACAAAAGATGCTTTACGAAAATATTCATACATATATTATTTAGGTAAAACAAATCTACAAACTTGTTTTATAAGGACTTACTGCAGTCAGAGAACACGTCAGTGATGGATATAATGGGCTGTTGTAACGGAAATATAAAAGTGGTACATCTGATTATATCTTCATTATATAAGTACGGTGCAGTTGAAAACAGTGTACAATATATTACAGACAAATGTATGCATAAGaacacatttatattttcaaagacAGATGTTTATTCCGAAATGAAAACGTATGTTGAAactgatttcaaattcaaaaataaataactaaatatattATCTTAGTATTGGTGTATCAAAATcataataaaatcattaatttacAGACTTATTACACTATTCACGCCACTTGGGATTTATACTTCCTATTAACAGTAACCACAGTGTGAATGCAAGCTGACCAAAGTTCTCGATCTTCCTAAAAGTAAGATCTGATGATAGGCTATTCAAAGTCATCTTTctgtataatcggatttccaGTTTTGCTTTTTCTGTTTCcaccaatttatttttatttgaaccaatcagacgactcgtttcaacaagcgttTGCCAAAACGGGACTGAAGTCCggattttggctaaaataattttgctttagaATATAAGTTccgtcatattatgaacatagaATATGAGATTTTGTTTCGAAACTgtctttaaaaaatgtgaaatcaagATAAAATCACGCCCGAggcgggaatcgaacccgggccgccgcggcaaaAATAATTTCCTGCGTTCTTGACCAATACTCCAAAGAGGAACACGTACTTATTGATTGtttaatataaagctttataattaaagcagtttaccttcggtaccccttgcaaatgcttttcaattttgaatggaaaaaataggaaaaataactaattctcatgtgtttcgaTAAGCTTACTCCCCGTTCGTGATAATCACATATTGAAAAAACTGGAATCCTAAGTTAAATATAGATTtattaaacttctactttcactttcaaatgttgaaagcaaggctctgatcgGTGAATGGGAGTATCAATAGCCTGTCCTCGGAGGATCCAATGCTTAGCATTAaaaggagatgattttaatcagattgagtGACTGGCGGTAAAAAACAAATGCCACACGTCAAATGTGTACATATTAACTTCTGAAATAAGTATAAATTCACTGAACTTAAAGTTACTTCTACTTCTTCTTTAAGCTTTtcttaaagctactttccatagaatcgcaaacaatcttatcatttgtctatattttctttttggtttcaGACTATtcaaatagcaattattttatctaaattccattttattactttgtaatcgcttattttcatcggagtaccgaaacctatttttagaatgtgaaattgaaagtagactatGATAATCAAAAGAACAAACACTTAGctggcaaacagtaacaaaatggcaGCCCTAGCACACAGTAAGGCTTCTTGGTAAAGAAATTCGGTACTTAACGGCGAATATTTTAATATACGACCTTGGATGCAATGTAAATATTCGTCGGGGGTATATTCAACAGCTTAAAGACA
The sequence above is a segment of the Mercenaria mercenaria strain notata chromosome 3, MADL_Memer_1, whole genome shotgun sequence genome. Coding sequences within it:
- the LOC123525179 gene encoding uncharacterized protein LOC123525179, whose protein sequence is MAITSSPKYSDYERTASHAVSPYITLSILVAGVVGGLVIVIAFILFCKYCVKKQNTIRRDQGTDCERSSDRRFKPFQRYETINSDMFSEPSTGSMDGIPISPRRFLETKSLEKIPGIDEANETTRLKSDFEKTSFCETNLDLEPYVDEEYREVEEAKETDTRKEASEDTEVTGRRVSFQLDNLPPTPSGYLRKGRRYTEGDFHYLKKIRIAKNSVPRQYSLGSTLQRERYTTEDTYLDLHEEEKFHQNDVCVKSVSSGVEDYSVAHALVRPYMLDSPTSANGAVGPQLVDVEIHHRGITPTKEVTHYGNRKHSYSRSPCMSDRGKILKPISHSMDTVSPSNTPSHKHKRRVKSYDDVLDYDYDILKITEFSRGPYFNNDFDPIMEVEGLATSKVRYNDMGSLEVLNDDKIDIFDEYEYENIIPDESDADTETTINGTQKFRELWNLRATFEEEEECSDTIRMEDMASPEEQSSDQGGASYSPTYHIQHAAQYHNGFSCKGATTDNLNNYVDPQHVDPEDSNLLHPNYENRRDNFRTVVGRRYQKRGSTSAENSFDSVETDHTDGDATESSRHEATTSFESTTDNTDSTGDSQTSRLRQMKADSGYKSLETQHPPCANGTKKAYSMDDEIILLGSEISSPSPEKPIAPKHEILEAVGTNESVPRRHSLFEKRRGRTASKRRREYSRERHVVRLNETAYEQETDSARSDQPSGDSLDEPNTPSTKVSVFSRFFKSHKSRDKGLSRDFSIDEKTNTIFQEFVRFDPKLEVHRGSVSGIESRRHRLQRKFTDPGVYTFDDTRRFLSPEMRSTSLGSDSSASSARRLSPQDSIEEEEFEDDIDAAVMDHKNKMMEEQSLKSVEVTTPTVSVHEIPIIKLPEGETVDA